Part of the Citrobacter sp. Marseille-Q6884 genome, TCGGCCCAACTTGTCACGGTTTTCGGGTCAATAGCATCGCTGTTGATGCCAATCGCTGTCGCGCCCCAGATATACGGAATAGAGTAGTCATTATTCGGGTCAAACGGCTTGTTAAGCATTTCAGGATCAAGGTTGTTGAAGTTGGTTAACTTCGACTTGTCGATCTTCTGAATCATGCCTTCCTTGCGCATTTTATCGACGTAATAAGTGGAAGGAACCACCAGATCGTAAGCACCATCCTTATACGTTTTGAGCTTGGCATACATGGTCTCGTTCGACTCATAGGTCGAGTAGATCACCTTAATACCCGTCTCTTTTGTAAACTGTTCAAGCAGTCCCGGCGGAACGTACTCGGTCCAGTTATAGAAATAGAGCGTGTTATTGTCATTAGCGTGAGCGGCACTCATTCCCAGTGCCAGAGCACCTGCCGCAAGCAGGTGGCGTGACCATTTTTTCATTTAACGTCCCCTGAATAGTGAGCCTTGTGGCCCTTGGTTTTATCACGTGCGACGAGCTGGCTGGTAATAACCATAACCAGCGACAGAACTAACAAAATGGTGGCCAACGCATTGACTTCCGGTGACACGCCGACTTTAACCATTGAGTAGATTTTTAATGGCAGAATTTCATAACTTGGTCCGGTCACGAACGATGAGACAACAACATCATCCATCGATAGCGTAAAACTCAGCAACCAACCCGCGGCTACTGCTGGCATCGCCAGCGGCAGAATAATTTTCCGCAGAATCGTGACTTCACTGGCGCCCAGATCTTTCGCGGCTTCCAGCATACGTACGTCAAAGCCCTTCAGGCGCGAGTAGACGGTCACCACCACAAAAGGCAGGCAGAAGGTGATATGCGAGAACAGCAGCGACCAGAAACCCAGCTGGATCCCGAGCAGCATAAACAGAACTAACAATGAAATTGCCATGACAATATCAGGCGACATCATCACCACGAATAACATGCCGCTGACAAAAGGTTTCCCGCGAAAACGGTAGCGGTAAAGTGCGACAGCCGTGAGTGAGCCGATCAGTGTGGCAAAGGTTGCTGAAACAACAGCCATCGTAAGCGAATGTTGAGCGGCCTGCAGCAGGCTGTCATTGTTGATCAACAGGCTGTACCAGTTAGTGGTAAAACCTTGCCAGTTGATACCAAAGCGTGAGCTGTTAAAAGAGTTC contains:
- the potC gene encoding spermidine/putrescine ABC transporter permease PotC, with the protein product MIGRLLRGGFMTAIYAYLYIPIIILIVNSFNSSRFGINWQGFTTNWYSLLINNDSLLQAAQHSLTMAVVSATFATLIGSLTAVALYRYRFRGKPFVSGMLFVVMMSPDIVMAISLLVLFMLLGIQLGFWSLLFSHITFCLPFVVVTVYSRLKGFDVRMLEAAKDLGASEVTILRKIILPLAMPAVAAGWLLSFTLSMDDVVVSSFVTGPSYEILPLKIYSMVKVGVSPEVNALATILLVLSLVMVITSQLVARDKTKGHKAHYSGDVK